From the Lolium rigidum isolate FL_2022 chromosome 2, APGP_CSIRO_Lrig_0.1, whole genome shotgun sequence genome, one window contains:
- the LOC124692921 gene encoding 4-coumarate--CoA ligase 2 translates to MITVASPEVQQPPTVAVEAAVAAAPEATTIFRSRLPDIDIPTHMPLHEYCFATAASAPDAPCLITAATGKTYTFAETHLLCRKAAAALHGLGVSHGDRIMLLLQNSVEFALAFFGASMLGAVSTAANPFCTPQEIHKQLVASGAKLVVTQAAYVDKLRHEAFPRIGEALTVITIDEDGGTPDGCQPFWALVSAADEGAVPAGTPISPDDAVALPYSSGTTGLPKGVVLTHGGLVSSVAQQVDGDNPNLHMRAGEDVVLCVLPLFHIFSLNSVLLCALRAGAAVMLMPRFEMGAMLEGIERWRVTVAAVVPPLVLALAKNPGVEKHDLSSIRIVLSGAAPLGKELEDALRGRLPQAIFGQGYGMTEAGPVLSMCPAFAREPTPAKSGSCGTVVRNAQLKVVDPDTGVSLGRNLPGEICIRGPQIMKGYLNDPVATAATIDVEGWLHTGDIGYVDDDDEVFIVDRVKELIKFKGFQVPPAELEALLIAHPSIADAAVVPQKDDAAGEVPVAFVVRAADSDIAEEAIKEFVSKQVVFYKRLHKVYFTHAIPKSASGKILRKELRAKLAAPATA, encoded by the exons ATGATCACGGTGGCTTCGCCGGAGGTGCAGCAGCCGCCGACTGTGGCCGTGGAGGCGGCAGTTGCGGCGGCACCGGAGGCGACGACGATCTTCCGGTCCAGGCTCCCGGACATCGACATCCCGACCCACATGCCCCTGCACGAGTACTGCTTCGCGACGGCGGCCTCGGCCCCGGACGCGCCGTGCCTCATCACCGCGGCCACGGGGAAAACCTACACGTTCGCCGAGACGCACCTGCTCTGCCGCAAGGCCGCGGCGGCGCTGCACGGGCTCGGCGTGAGCCACGGGGACCGGATCATGCTGCTGCTGCAGAACTCCGTGGAGTTCGCGCTCGCCTTCTTCGGCGCGTCCATGCTCGGCGCCGTCAGCACGGCGGCGAACCCGTTCTGCACGCCGCAGGAGATCCACAAGCAGCTCGTCGCCTCCGGCGCGAAGCTGGTCGTCACGCAGGCCGCGTACGTCGACAAGCTCCGGCACGAGGCGTTCCCACGAATCGGCGAGGCCCTGACCGTGATCACCATCGACGAGGACGGCGGCACCCCGGACGGCTGCCAGCCGTTCTGGGCCCTCGTGTCGGCCGCCGACGAGGGCGCCGTCCCGGCGGGGACGCCCATCTCGCCGGACGACGCGGTGGCGCTGCCCTACTCGTCGGGCACGACGGGGCTGCCCAAGGGGGTGGTGCTGACGCACGGGGGCCTGGTGTCGAGCGTGGCGCAGCAGGTGGACGGCGACAACCCGAACCTGCACATGCGGGCGGGGGAGGACGTGGTGCTCTGCGTGCTGCCGCTGTTCCACATCTTCTCGCTCAACTCGGTGCTGCTGTGCGCGCTGCGGGCGGGCGCCGCCGTGATGCTGATGCCCCGGTTCGAGATGGGGGCCATGCTGGAGGGCATCGAGCGGTGGCGCGTCACGGTGGCGGCCGTGGTGCCGCCGCTCGTGCTCGCGCTCGCCAAGAACCCCGGGGTGGAGAAGCACGACCTCAGCTCCATCCGGATCGTGCTCTCCGGCGCCGCCCCGCTCGGCAAGGAGCTCGAGGACGCGCTACGTGGCCGCCTGCCGCAGGCCATCTTCGGACAG GGCTACGGGATGACGGAGGCCGGGCCGGTGCTGTCCATGTGCCCGGCGTTCGCGCGGGAGCCGACGCCGGCCAAGTCCGGCTCGTGCGGCACGGTGGTGCGCAACGCCCAGCTCAAGGTGGTCGACCCCGACACCGGCGTCTCCCTCGGCCGCAACCTCCCCGGCGAGATCTGCATCCGCGGCCCGCAGATCATGAAAG GATACTTGAATGACCCCGTGGCCACCGCCGCGACCATCGACGTCGAGGGGTGGCTCCACACCGGCGACATCGGCTAcgtcgatgatgacgacgaggtctTCATCGTCGACCGCGTCAAGGAGCTCATCAAGTTCAAGGGCTTCCAG GTACCGCCGGCCGAGCTCGAGGCTCTGCTCATCGCGCATCCGTCCATCGCCGACGCGGCCGTCGTCCC GCAAAAGGATGATGCCGCCGGCGAGGTCCCGGTCGCCTTCGTGGTCCGCGCCGCCGACTCCGACATCGCCGAGGAGGCCATCAAGGAGTTCGTATCCAAGCAG GTGGTGTTCTACAAGAGGCTGCACAAGGTCTACTTCACCCACGCGATCCCCAAGTCGGCGTCGGGGAAGATACTCAGGAAAGAACTCAGAGCTAAACTCGCCGCCCCGGCCACTGCCTGA